DNA from Flavobacterium aestivum:
CCTATGTTACCGATGGTTTTCTAAAAACTTATTTCCTGCCTAAACTGAAAGAAAGCAAAACGCTACAAGCTTGTGGAAAATCAGAAAAGACAGAAAGGGATTTTTATCAGTCCCTTTCCAAGCTTGCAGAGCATTACAATATAGAACCAATGCACACCACTCAGTTTGACTATCCCTACAATATGACATTGGCTATGTGGGATGCGGAGGAAAAACTAAAACAGCGTGTTTTGAACTGGCAGGAAATACGTTTGCTACAGGATAGTAAGAAAACCTATTTTATCAGCGAGGAAAAATACAATACAGGCACAACCCTGTATTACATTCCGATTGAACCGCTTTATCAGATGCTACACGACCCCAAGCGGAAAAGAAATGCCCAACTGCTTCTTTCCGTCTGCTCTTACCTGTACCATATTGCCGATATTCCCTATTTCAGACAGGAAAACAGCTATTTGTATTGGATGTACGAAATGCACAAAGAATGGGTGGAGGAAGATGACACAGAAGAAGAGGAAATGTATAAATCTGAATTTAGCAAAGCGGAAATGATTGGGGATTGTATCGAGCAAAAGATTTTTAACTCTGTTAATTTACAGGTATTTCAGCATCGTTTAAGTGCTTTTAAAAGTCGTGATGCCTTTGACCACGAATGTTGGCAGGTAGCTTGTACTGCTTTGGAATTATATATACAATATCCACAGGAAAGCATTTTCCGAAATGCATCCGTACAGCATGACCCCAATAATGAAGAGGACGAAAACGAAACCATCGGTATGGAAAAGTACATTTCGTTTATATCACACACCAAAGGATGGCTGTACGAGAGCATTGCTGATAGCATCAACAATGAGTTTAACGAGTATGGGACAATGCAGGAACCAACCATCTGCAAATGCTTTGATGGCAGAGACATAATGAATACCAGTCTTAATTTTGAGAATAAATTATTTGCCTTATTGGACGATATGTGCAGTCTATTGTATAATTATGAAACGACAAGAAAATGAATACTATAAATAACATAACGGGAAGTTTCGGGACTTTGTACCACCCAAAATCCGCTTTGGTTTTCTATGAAGCCAAAGGAATGAATAACGATGTATATGTGGAGCATTTTGATATGGACAAAAACGGCAGTCCTGTTAATGCCCATCCACTCACGGAAAGGGAAGCCAATGCCTTGGCAAAATCATTGCAGATTGAAAAGGACAAGGACAAAGCCTTTTTAAAATGCCAAGGGATTTTGCCGACCAACATTCTGCATATCAATTCCAATATAGATAAAGATGCGGTTTTATGGTACACCAAGACGCAAAAACGACAATTGTATTTTGTAAACGATTTGGACATTCCGAGCGGTATGGCGTATGTGCCTCCAATGATTTGGTATGCCAGTAAACAGACCCTTTCAGTATTTGCACTGACAAGCGACAGAAGACCAACAGAGAAAACAACTTTGTATTTTGCGCCTTTTTTCAATATCTATGAAGACGGCAGGGTATGTATGGGTTCGGTCAATATCAATATCACTAACTCCGCTTCGGTAGAGGAATTTACAAAGGCTTGGGAAGACTATTTTTTCAACAGCTATTTCAGCCATTTATTGGGGCAGAATAGCCCTATAAAAGGCAATTGTGTAAATCTATGGAAAGACCTTATCAGTTCAGGGAAACCCTTTCCGAAAGAAGTATTGAAGAAGAATAACAAAACACTTAAAAATCTATTGTGATGGATACTAATAAAACAAAAATGCATTTTACCGACAATTACCTGATAAACCCGACAAACCCCATAACCGTAAACCTTATCGGTGCAGGTGGTACAGGCTCAAAAGTACTGACCGCCTTAATGGAAATGAACCACAGCCTGATTGAACTTGGACACGCAGGGCTATCTGTCCGTCTTTGGGACAATGATGTTGTTACGAGTGCCAATTTGGGCAGACAACGTTTTGCAGAGTGTGAGGTCGGATTGTATAAATCCGTTACCCTCATAAACCGTGTAAACCGTTTTATGGGAACGAACTGGAAAGCAGAAACTGTGAAATTTGAAAAAGATGCTTTAGGAAAGATGCCAAAAAATGCAGAAGCAACTCTTTATATTTCCTGTGTGGATAGTGTAGAATCCCGATTTGCTATTGCGGATATTTTAAAAGTACAAAACAATGGCAGACACCATAGGGATGCACCAAAATATTGGCTTGACTTCGGGAATAGCCAACATACAGGACAGGTGATACTATCCACTATCGGAGCCATAAAACAACCTGATTCTGAAAAGTATGAAACCGTGGCAAGCCTGCCATTTGTTACTGAAGAATTTGGTGAACTGCTTAAAGAATCCGAAGCTATAGATGGCACTCCAAGCTGTTCCCTTGCAGAAGCATTGGAAAAACAGGATTTGTTTATTAATTCAGCATTGGCACAAATGGGAAGCTCGCTTTTATGGAGCTTGTTCCGCTATGGAATGACCGATACAAGAGGCTTTTTCCTTAACCTGAAAGATTTCCATTCACAGCCTTTAAAAATAGCCTGAAAATCAAATTCGGGCGGCAAAAAGACAAACCCTTCCGAAGGTCGGGACTGTCTTTTTGCATACAAGCGGAACAACCCCTTTACCAAAATGCACCCATGTAAATTCCTTCGCTTCACATTTTATCAAACGGGTTACAGTATTATTGCATTGGATATTTCACATATCCAAATTATGTATGACTATACTATAGTGTTCATAAATTCCACTTGCAAAAGCTGAAAGCTATAATAATTAGAATTATGAACTTGATTTAAAAGGATCGAAGAATCTGTTTTGTAAATTTGTTATAAATGATTTACAAATGTTCAGACATAAAGGGAAAGGTCGCACTTATTTACATAATCTTAAATTAGCCTCGATTTTATCAGGTGTGGCAGGAATTGTAAATATTATAGGAGTTTTAACTGTTAATACATTAACCACTAATGTAACAGGTCATTTTGCTTTTTTCTCAGAACAATTATTTTTAAAAAATTATGAAGTAGCTTTTACTTTTTTATATTACATTTTTTTCTTTTTGTTCGGAGCTTTTATATCCGGACTGATTATGGAATGGGTTTCAAAACGTAAATCCCATACATCTTATGTAATACCTATATCCATAGAAATAACAATTATGATAATGATTGGTATTTCCTCAA
Protein-coding regions in this window:
- a CDS encoding PRTRC system ThiF family protein: MDTNKTKMHFTDNYLINPTNPITVNLIGAGGTGSKVLTALMEMNHSLIELGHAGLSVRLWDNDVVTSANLGRQRFAECEVGLYKSVTLINRVNRFMGTNWKAETVKFEKDALGKMPKNAEATLYISCVDSVESRFAIADILKVQNNGRHHRDAPKYWLDFGNSQHTGQVILSTIGAIKQPDSEKYETVASLPFVTEEFGELLKESEAIDGTPSCSLAEALEKQDLFINSALAQMGSSLLWSLFRYGMTDTRGFFLNLKDFHSQPLKIA
- a CDS encoding PRTRC system protein B gives rise to the protein MNTINNITGSFGTLYHPKSALVFYEAKGMNNDVYVEHFDMDKNGSPVNAHPLTEREANALAKSLQIEKDKDKAFLKCQGILPTNILHINSNIDKDAVLWYTKTQKRQLYFVNDLDIPSGMAYVPPMIWYASKQTLSVFALTSDRRPTEKTTLYFAPFFNIYEDGRVCMGSVNINITNSASVEEFTKAWEDYFFNSYFSHLLGQNSPIKGNCVNLWKDLISSGKPFPKEVLKKNNKTLKNLL